From the Entelurus aequoreus isolate RoL-2023_Sb linkage group LG13, RoL_Eaeq_v1.1, whole genome shotgun sequence genome, the window ATGTAATTGAAGCAAAATTGCTACATTGGTGTTGCCTTCTTTCGTCACTTGAAAGAACTTTGCGGCAAGAGCCGACAGGAGGGTGGATGTCAGCAACAGAGCAGTCTGCTACTAACAGAGATGAAAGGACACAATGGAAgccaactaaaaaaaacaaaaaacaaatttgttccAAAAAGAAGAAAGAGGAGCTCCTTTTTTTGGATTTGGTTTAGGTTATAAAAGTCAGACCCCGAATGAAGATCGATAATTTGCAAAACATGCTACCAACAAGTTGTTGCTAGCAACTTGAACACGTCTATTCTTTTCGATCACTTGAAGACATGACATGAAGAACTGTACAGACAGAGTGTTAAAAGTCAAAGTACGAACGTTACCTCAAAACCACAAAGTaatgaaaagaaaaacacatcGGACATCTATGACCAGTTGTCCTGCAGACATCGAGAAATTACAGATTTTCAGTTCCTAGAGACATGGCCCGAGTATACActgttgaaaaaaacattttttaatgtttttttattttcttatttcaaaATTAAAAGGAAATAAAATGcttagttccattggcagcaaaaacaggcccagaacataatactaccaccaccatgcttgacggtaggtgtggtgttcctgggattaaaggcctcaccttttctcctccaaacatattgctgggtgttgtggctgaacagctaaatttttgtttcatctgaccacagaactttcctccagaaggtcttatctttgtccatgtgatgtcagatgaaacaaaaatttagctgtttggtcacaatacccagcaatatgtttggaggaaaaaaagtgaggcctttaatcacaggaacaccatccctaccgtcaagcatggtggtggtagtattatgctctgggcctggtttgctgccaatggaactggtgctttaaatgggacagtgaaaaaggaggattacctccaaattcttaaggacaacctaaaatcatcagcctggaggttgggtcttgggcgtagttgggtgttccaacaggacaatgaccccaaacacacgtcaaaagtggtaaaggaatggctaaatcaggctagaattaaggttttagaatggccttcccaaagtcctgacttaaacatgtggacaatgctaaagaaacaagtccaccatgtcagaaaaccaacaaatttagctgaactgcaccaattttgtcaagaggagtggtcaaaaattcaaccagaagcttgccagaagcttgtggatggctaccaaaagtgccttattacagtgaaacttgccaagacacatgtaaccaaatattaacattgctgtatgtatacttttgacccagcagatttggtcacattttcagtagacccataataaatccataaaagaaccaaacttcatgaattttttttgtgaccaacaagtatgtgctccaatctgtctatcacaaaaaaataagagttgtagaaattattggaaactcaagacagccatgacattatggctGTTGGCATTACGTTGGCTGCATTATGTTATCCAAcataatgatgttggatctgtgttgttgttgttgttggggacaagtgttgtaaattagctttggctacaaacactgtgatgcaggcatcggataactgtttcagatgtctatgtttttgtatctgtccctatttcaaataaacctctataataataaagttatttacaagtgtatgtaaacttttgaccacgactgtatattttttGTCTATATCGGACGTCACTAGTACAGGGGCGTACCGATTTACCGCACAGTGCACATTAAAAGTGAGAGACAGTAAGTATAGGGCCTTGCAATATTGCCTAAAATCTATACCGCAATATATATTGTAGCCTCTTGTGAtaacaattagggctgggcgatatggccttttttaatatcgcaatattttaaggccatatcgcgatacacgatataccgtatatctcgatattttgccttagccttgaataaaCACTTGATGcttataatcacagcagtatgatgattctatgtgtctacattaaaacattcttcttcatactgcattaatatatgctcattttaaactttcatgcagagaaggaaatcacaactaaaaaaatcactatttttttcatacggtgttgatctggaaatgtttgcctccgcattttgatggtgtggacgtgtggcaccgaatgatgttgacatgcggagtgagcactcttcattctctagcaggggacttttcaaatgatgctacatattagcagtgtagccgagtgtcctgggttcgcctATACAGTGTACTtatctaataaaataataaacgggagacattagagcaggttcggtagccaccacttctttaatgtcAACATCACACATCTTCTTCCATAACCACACACaccctacgtcacagccctacggcaactctggagggacaaaactcctcctcctccttaccGAACACACTCCGGTAACTTGGGACACCCTGAATTGTTTGTtacagcagtaatgctactttatgtagcaacgcttttgccccacacttgacaaattacagttgtctgttcgacatattcccacttgaagccaaaccaccgccagacgatggaccccctgctgtttttcttgggaattaattattcctccatttgttaccagattcgcaccttcttacTCTCATATCACcgctcgcaccactccgctagcatcacaggtgctaacgttacccatgctgctacctctttgctgcgcgagggcgtatacgtatgtgacgtatgacgtgacagtatgtgacatgtctgtgagaaggagacacaggaaagagcgaggagagcctgtagtgtaatgccagcagctaaaagcaactgcgtgagaacgtatactcgaatatcacgatatagtcattttctatatcgcacagagacaaacccgcaatatatcgcgtatatcgatatatcgcccagcccttatAACAATATATTtagcatataaatgataatagaaccattttaaaatgGGTTACAAAGACTACCAATTGTGCTGCTCACGTATGCAGTAAGATATTGCATTAATtccggttgtattattttgtcaaaactattattaatctacttgctaattcacTGTTAATAACTGGTTACTCTTTGCTTTAACATGATTctaactacacttctgttaaaatgtaataagcaattattcttctgttgtttagatactttttaaaaatgtttaagttATAGTACAAATTgttgtatcaatccaataccaaataGTTGCATGGGTAATATGGTTCATACCATTGCTGAAACTGATACTTTACATTTTTAAGATTATTGATCTTTTCAATTTTTGATTACAATTTAACCAGTCAGAAACATACGATGgttgtgtaacaatatcaataaaatattaaaataatatcgTACTTTTGGCTCAGATTTAACTTAGGGCTGTGAAACGATTAAAATacttaatcacgattaatcactttTCTTCATAGTTAACTCGTATGGCTGGTGTTAATGTTTACGTTAGtgtgttatggtggtcatttttcCCGTGTTTTTTTAACCGTGTCGGCGGAgaatgaagtgttgtgtgtctaggagtgaagCACGAAAGCAGATGTGTGtacggaggaaatacttgttggaattgggcccgttgttagcattaaattggccataaaagctaaaaagagcgtcagactttgttttcttctggaagctacaatactttatattactttattttgttaggtgtggcggctaatatgaagccCGTAGATTAAGGAGAAACCCTTCTTCTTAAGGTTGTCCATCGTATCCGATGACGACAATCCATCTCTATGTTTTGTGAGTCCTCATGTGGCTGAATagtccaatccgtgatccacatgatCTGCCGCAAACAGAGCAGGTGAAGGCATTGACTGGGGGTGCAGGTGTGGCAATGGCTTCATGCCTTCTTTGACGCTTCCTGGCTCGTTGACCACTTCGGTCCTCCTCAAGCTTATGAACTCCTTGTTGGAGGAGCTGCCGCCAGGTGGAACGTTGGACTGCAGTGTCCTCCAGCTGGGTCGGGTTCAGGCCGCATTTCTTCATGACCGTCTTCATTTGATCTTTATAACGCTTTTTTGGGCCTCCTGCCAAGCGGTGACCAAGATGAAGCTGACCATAAAGCACCTTGCGTGGTAAGCGTTCTTCTGGCATCCTGATAACGTGGCCTAGCCAGCGAAGTTGGTGCTGGGTGACTGTAGCCTCCACACTGGTGCAGTTGGTCTTGCAGAGTATTTCAGTGTGGGGGACTCTGTCCTTCCAGGATATCCCCAGGATGCATTGTAAGCACCTGATGTGGAAGGCCTCCAGCATCCTGAGGTGGCGGCTGTACAGGGTCCACGCTTCACAGCTGTAGAGGAGGGTCGTCATGACCACAGCTAAATAGACCGCTACCTTGGTATGTAGCTTAAGGTCTTTGTTCTGGAAGACCCTTCCCCTGAGTCTGCCAAAAGATGCTGACGCCTGCTTGATCCGGTTTTGAACCTCCCTGTCGATACTGCAATCGTCAGAGAGAAAGCTGCCAAGGTATTTGAAAGAGTCCACTACTGCTAGTGGTTTATTGTCGATGGTGAAGGTTGGTGGATGAGGTGGAGGAGTGGATGCCCACTGGCATATTACCTCGGTTTTTGCCACGTTGACAGAGAGGCCCAGTCTGCCATAAGCACTTGCAGCGGCTGAGAGGGTAGCTTGCAGCGCTTCCGGTGTGTGGGCCACAACTGCGCAGTCATCTGCGTATTGGAGTTTGATGACTTGCACTGGTGTGACTTTTGTGACTGCTTGGAGCCTCCGGATGTTAAACAGGTTCCCGTCAAGTCGGAAGTCGACGGTAACGCCACTGCCCTTCTTGATCCTCTCATGAAGCAGCAGTGTCACACACAGGAGGAAGATATTAAACAAGACTGGAGCAAGAACACATCCCTGGCGTACACCGGTGCACACCTTAAAGGGTTCTGATTCCTGGCCGCCAATAGTCACACGTGACATCATCCCTTCATGGAATTTCCTTAGGATGTTGACAAACTTCTGTGGGCAGCCGAACTTCAGGAGGATATTCCAGAGAAGCTCCCTGTTGACAGTGTCAAAAGCCTTCGACAGATCAATGAAAGCAACAAAGAGGTCCTGGTGCTGCTCCCTACATTTCTCCTGAAGCTGCCGTGTTGTGAACACCATGTCCACAGTGCTCCTGTTCTTCCTGAAACCACATTGTGACTCCGGCAACAGGTCTTCCGTGATGTTGTTCACCAGCCTGTGTAGCATGACTTTAGCCAAGACTTTACCAGCAACAGCCAGAAGTGAAATGCCACGACTGTTGCCACAGAGGGACTTGTCCCCCTTGCCTTTGTAGATGGTGATAATATTGGCATCTCTCCACTGCTGAGGGACAGTTTCATGCTTCCACACTTTGCTGATGACAAGGAAAAGGGCACGGATGGAAAGGTAGCCTCCTTGCTTGAAGATCTCTGCAGGGATGCTGTCAGGACCAGGGGTCTTGTTGTCTTTCAGAGACCTTATTGCACTCTTAACCTCTCCAAAGGTTGGTGGAAGGTCAAGGTCATGGATGGTTGGGTAGTCAGGTAGGTCCTCCAGAACTGAGGGGTCTGTTGGGGCGGGCTGATTTAGCAGAGTTTCAAAATGTTCTGCCCATCTTTTGGTGATGAGCTTCTGGTCTTTTATGAGGGTTGTACCATCGTTAGACTTTAGCGGGGAGACAGCGCAGTTTCTTGGGCCGTAGATGGTTTTCATTGCATCGTAAAAGTTGTGCATATCATTTTTGTTGGCATGAGATTATATTTCAGCTGCCTTTGATATCCACCACTCATTCTTCAGGGCACGCAATTTTGACTGCACCTCCCTTCTGGATGTTTGCCATTGCTGTCGGAGCACAGCTGAAGTGGGGTTGTTGAGTACAGCATTGTGtgctgtgtgcatgtgtttgagcATGGTGGTTATTGTGGCTGTGTTgtcatcaaaccagtcctgatgcTTTCTGCGCTTATAGCCAATGGATTGGGATGCTGCCTCATAGAGCCTGGAGCTGATAGAGGTCCATTTGTCGTCAATGGAGTCATCACTCTCCAGAATATGCTCGATGTCTTCCAGGTTTTTGGCCAGAGAGAGACGGAGATTGTCCCGAGCCATAGGATCTGCTAACCGGGTACAGTCAAGCCTCTTCTTCCCTGACTTTTGAAGACGGATAGCAGGGCGTACTTGCACCCGGAGCCTGGTTATGATGAGCCGGTGGTCGGTCCAAAACTCAGCTCCTCTTATTGCACGAGTTAGTGTTACGTCTTTTATGTCTGAGCGTCTCACAGTGGTGTAATCaatcaggtgccaatgtttggagcgtgggtgcatccaggatgttttgtgcttattttttagttggaagatggtgtttgtgatggtCAAGTCATGCTCAGCACAGAGGCTTGGCAGCCGTAGGCCGTTTGCATTGGCTTGTCCAATGCCATGCCTGCCAATAACACCACTCCACACCTTGTTGTCCTTCCCCACTCTGGCATTGAAATCGCCCAACAAAAAGATCTTGTCCTCCTTAGGTGTGCGACGGAGGGCCTCATCTAATGCCCGGTAGAAGCGGTCTTTAACCTCTTCCTTTGATGGTAGCGTCGGTGCATAGGCACTAAGAAGGGTGGCATATCTTTTCTTAGCCAGAGGGATCCTGAGTGACATGAGCCTTTCACTTATGCCAACCGGTGCTTCTGGGAGTTTTGGTAGgaggctgttttttattgcaagtcccACACCGTGCTGATGCTCGCCTCCTGGAGGGTAtcctttccagaagaaagtgtaacCTTGCCCTTCTTCCTTCAGGGATCCTTCATCCAGGAGTCTGGTTTCACTAAGTGCAGCAATATCAACATTGTAGCGGTTAAGTTCCACTGCAATGAGTGCAGTTCTGCGCTGGGGTCTATCAGTGGTAACGCTAGTGTCCAGGAGTGTCCTTATGTTCCATGATGCCAGTTTAAGAGGGATtattttatttgctttatttCGACCGCGGAGTGGAATTCCCGACAGGTGCGGTAGTCTGTCCAGGATAGTTTTGAGTGGGCAATGTctgggccaccttttctaggcctttcCCCAGTTGAGGTGAGCAGTGCaatcctaaatagggctgctcaggcGTACAGGGGTCTGCCGAGAGCAGCTGCCACTCAATTTCAGCTACTAGCGACCATAGATAGCCCTGTACCGCTGGTGTGCAGGGTTCTGACTAGGAGCTTCCGGTGCATTCATACCTGCTCCCGTTATCAGACACCCCATCGCCACCAGACTTTGTTTCATTTCCGGTAGCTGGTCTCACCGAGGCAGAGATGAATACCTGCGCAGAGGAGCTTGTTTAAAGTGCCACTGGGGGTGCGCATGTCCCAGCAGCACTTCTTCACTGTGAGAGGGTGGGATCCGGTGGCAAGGGgaacccaggacgaccggcactCTTCCACAGTTGCAGGAGGCCGCCGGAGCTCCAGTTTTTTGGAGGACCGCCTATCGTGTGCCGCCAACCACGTTGCTTTTCTTTcggggtgtgctcccctagcctttgtCTTCCTAGACttacccacaaggcagcgggtcTTCGccatatccctggctagggggcagtcaggtactacgcctttgccaagggccacctggggtaacagtggttaaggggttaacctcctagtgccccaagaccccccaaagaagagcctccactgccagatgcactttaacgtcatgcccaggactactactaaaatgagaaaaaaaaaaacagcacaatatTTCACATGATTAAGAATTCCAGTCCAAAAACAtggaaggctgtttttttttgtttgtttggtggTGGCgaggtttaaaaaacaaacaaaggttgcaaagctgaaacttaaaggTTTTTTTAACCGTGTCGGCGGAgaatgaagtgttgtgtgtctaggagtgaagCACGAAAGCAGATGTGTGtacggaggaaatacttgttggaattgggcctgtTGTTAGCATTAAATTGgccataaaagctaaaaagagcgtcagactttgttttcttctggaagctacaatacattatattactttattttgttaggtgtggcggctaatatgaagcccgtagattaaggagaaaccctaaacGTAGTTAAACCGGGTGTATAGCATAGcaattttattttgaagctggaaaagtgtgtgattgttttgagagagtgtcttgacatgttttgatgtcggatcaactgtttgcaataaagGTCTCCTTTCGCCAACTGTCTTTCATTTGTGTTGAGCttatatgtcatcttacttactaaagcagtcacagtaacagtctgaatgttatgttatcactgcacctcaaTCGTAATCTAAACacagaagtgaagcaccacccacctctagaaCGACGCACGCAACAGGCGTTTGCTGCATAGATGTCACATCTTCTCTCAGCGAAAAATTGTCCTTTCTTGTCAGGAGAACAACTTGTCATGGCTTTGAACCTTATATTTCCATACGGTAGcctttcctttgtccatttctgctggcctgtggctcatcagtagcaaacGAACTGCAGCCAGGTTCCCCCGCTACGGCATGCCCCgagtgtcaaaaaggaagtgtttgcgttaatcggccgttaaaaaaaatgtgtgccgttattgttaacgtgttattatcgctttaactttgacagccctaatttaaatcctttggtttatgCTCTTAAAGCCCCCCGTGTCCAGTCTTATAATAACGTTGAATGCATATGATATTAatgaaaaataatgaaataaacagGAAATTCACCTACCACGGGAAATTCTGGGACGTTACTACTATAAAAGTCGAGGGAATACTGTATTTTAAACAAGTCCTATATATATGTGCACGTATCTGGCAAAAGTAACATTTCAGCTAAAATTTCATTACACTTTATTATCTcttgaaaaatataaataacaactttgctatactttagagtagtcactgTATACCGCTTGTATAGATAGCAATAGTAATTTCTGTAAAACATGGGTCACTAATGACGAATCCAGCTCAAATTTTACTTGTCTACTGGTGCAAAGGGTGGGGTGTTAATCATAACAGGGATCTGGTCaggcaataaaaaaaatgatggtAATAAGTGAGAGGTTTACGGGCCACACAGAGGAGGGTAATGTTTTTGTAATCTGTCACTAATCCAGCTAAGACTGTTTTCTGTAGCTCACCAAAGCCTTCTTGTGTGGTTTTTAGTGCAAACATTACTGTAAAAACGGGACAAATTGGCTCTGGGTAGTGTGGTTaggatcatgtttcagtacgggGAAAGATGTATTGATGTTTTTTACTTAATTCGCAGTTGGTCAGGTTCACCTGAGTTCATCTCACTGCACGCTTGTAATAATAAGACTAGATTTGCTAAAATGCTGGAGGACCTCAGAGATCTGAGTATTTTTTATGAGTGTAGTTCACTTTGTTTATTCTAAATTGCCTTGCATATGAATTCACCCCCCTT encodes:
- the LOC133663675 gene encoding uncharacterized protein LOC133663675, whose product is MRGSRRAVALPSTSDLTGTCLTSGGSKQSQKSHQCKSSNSNTQMTAQLWPTHRKRCKLPSQPLQVLMADWASLSTWQKPSIDREVQNRIKQASASFGRLRGRVFQNKDLKLHTKVAVYLAVVMTTLLYSCEAWTLYSRHLRMLEAFHIRCLQCILGISWKDRVPHTEILCKTNCTSVEATVTQHQLRWLGHVIRMPEERLPRKVLYGQLHLGHRLAGGPKKRYKDQMKTVMKKCGLNPTQLEDTAVQRSTWRQLLQQGVHKLEEDRSGQRARKRQRRHEAIATPAPPVNAFTCSVCGRSCGSRIGLFSHMRTHKT